CCCGTTATTGGCTTTGAAGCCATTGGATGCGATGGTCCATAGACGATTAGGAAAGGCGATCGCCGCGTAGGAATCCGTGATTTGGAATGCTGGTGAATCAAGACTGCTACTGGCCAGTTGCCCACGCATCCGAAAATCCGGACGGAAGTAATTGAAAACGGTCGGTGCTCCCATTGGGTCCTGCAGCGAATCCCCGCGATAACTTCCCCAATCCCACCACATAAGGTTTGGAAAACGACCCAGATTCATAACTCGGGCAAGATGCATCGTACGGATCGTTGGCTCCCGCAGATGACCAAAATAGGAGGTACCCAAATGGTTCATCGGATTTCTCGCTTCGGAATCGAAGAGAATGGCTTTGACCACTGCCTCCATGTCACCAACCACACCTGAGCCATTATCCTGAAAGACTGCAGCCACGCGCGCGACATAAGCTGGAGTCGGATTGGATGTCACCAGAAATTGAATCAACTGACGGCAAATGAAAGGCGCCGTATTCGGGTGCCTCACCAAATGGTAAACGGAATCTTCGATGTCCTGCACGGCATTGGCCTCTGTCGGATCACGTGCAGGAATAACATGTCCAGTCACCAGAGTTTTAGATCCAAAATCATGTTGATCCGGAAAAACCCGCATCGGAGTGGTCATGTAAAAACCATCATCATTCCATCCACCACCAAAACTATTGGCAGCGTAATGAGTGCCAGTGAAGACACGCGCCAACTCGGTAATCTCAAAATTGCCATAAGTCGGAATTGGTTCATAGTTGGCATCCAATTTCCGCGTCCCATCAAGATTCAACTCCCACAAGCCGATGGTGAAGAGTTGCATGATCTCCCGGGCATAGTTCTCATCCGGATAACGACCAATCGATGGATCGGCCTTCTGATTGCCAAGACTGCTCAGATAGTGCCCCATCATCGGATGGCGGGAAACCTTGTTCAAGAGGGCCTCGTAATTGCCAAATGCTTCGTCAATGAACTGGTCATAATAATGGGCAGCGGTCTGCGTGGCGTTTCCCAAACCAGCAGCCGAACGGGAGGCAACGAGTATCTGGCTCAATGCAAAAGCGACACGCTGACGCAACTGATCTTCCCCCATGATAACCGCACGCGCCCAAGCCGTTGTGAAGGCTGGCCCGAAGACAAATTTGGAATTGCCATCGGATGCCGCATAGCCGGCCAATTCGGGATCCGGATTCGGATTTGTGTCGTTGGCGTAGTCTGTTTTAATCGCGCTGATGTAAGTCGAAGTATAAGACTTGGGCAGGGAAACCTGTTCATTGAACCACGTTTGCAAGCCAATCTCCTTCAGGTACTGAATGTCTTCATAAGTGGGACCAAAAGTCGCCTGGATCAACAGACGGGCTGCTTGCGCCTCGGTCATTTGCCTGGAGGAATCCTGCGCAACATAGATCTCGTTAAAGGAAGCTAGATCACCGGACAAAACCGTGTCAGGTGAACCATCTCCATCTGTATCGTAAGCACGCGGCTCACGCGAGGAATCGCTGTCGCCGGCAAGAGATGTAAAACCAAAAAATCCCTCGACCCAGTCAGGCACAGAATCCAGGTCAGTATCAGGTTCTGTAGGCCTTGCCCGATAAAAACGTCGTGTTGACGTATCATCGATCATTGCATGGTGGTCTTCCCCAATCATAGCAGAATCAATATCAAGCGTAACCCATGGGTCCGATTGACCTAAGTCCGTAGATGTTTCGATTAAGTTAGGTCGATCCTTGATATCCGGCCAAACCAGCTGCACCCCACCTGAGTTGTTGCGGTCTACTTTCAGCTCCAGGCGACTGGAGGCATCAAACGGGTTGGTCCCCGCTAACGCTTCATTGATATTGGTCACGCCATCGCCGTCTTCATCGTGATCAGGAATCAGACCATAGGCTCCGTAAAGTGCTTCCCACACATCAGGATAACCGTTGCCATCTGCATCCCATTGGGTCGGTTCCAGTGTAACAGGGTGCGGAGGTAAGGTCACGCCTGGACGCACGTGGACGCTGAACTTGAGGTTATCCAGGTAGGCGAAAACACCAGTCCCTGCATTGAATGAATAATCACTGATTGCCACAAGCGGCTGGATCTCTGCAATGGGACTTCCCGAGGCATCCACATCAGGGATAATCCCATCGATACGGGCCTGAATCCAACCACCTGCATCACTCACTTTACTCTGAGCTGATAAGACGGAAATTTTTTCATTAAAACTGCCATTAGCAGAATAGAACCGAACCAGGAGATAAACTACGTCGTTTCCTCGCATGGTTGTGCCTGACGGAATGTAAAATTCACCCTGAAATGAGTAGGGCGTAACCCCGGGAATAATGCGATCACTCCAAACGCGTCGTGACTTAATCAAGTAGGGTGAAGTGGCGACACCTAGCTCTCCCCATTCTGTTGATGCGCCATTCGTGCCATTCATGGTAAACTGATGCACTCCGCCATGAGTTGTGTCAGTTGGGTCCGTAACCACGGCTGCAACACTATCTCCCTGTAATCCTAAATAAATACTCGTGTGGGCTTCGCTGATATTCTTTCCGTTACCATCGTCTTGCCACAACGTAAGCGTCTCGGCCCAAGTAGGAATCACCTGCATCGACATCAAAATAAGCAAGCAAGGCACATTTCTCTTAAAGAACATCACACGTTTAAGGGGCAGGGTAACTAGATTTATAAGAGCTAGTTCAATGAAGAATGTTTAAGAAACAAGAATTGTAGTTTTCACGTGTAAAGTCAATCAAGAGGAAATACAATACTTTTCGTATCCACTTGCCACCTACTTCGATCAGCTAGGAAATTTTGTTTAACCCTTTGATGATGAATAAGCATAGAGAGCATTTCTGGGTAATTGCATCCCATGAAAAAGCCACCACCAGTGCATTAGAAAAACTAATCGTGCTGATTTGCGTTTGTATATGATTATCCTGAGTGTGAAATCTAGGATTGACGCGTATCGGGGTATACTCCAACTCAGTAGGGTTTTATTGCTCGGTGTCTCTGGCACCGTTGGATTGCTCTGTCATGTCATTGCTCAAAAAACTGGCGATACTCGCTCTCTTTTTATTACCGACAGGTGCCTTCGCTTCATTTGGAGGCGCGGTAAGCCCTAGGCCGTATGTAATTACCGAGATCTTTGGTCTTCCAGTGACCAATGCCATGCTTACCACATGGGCCATTTCAATCACCTTGATTATTGTGGTGCGGCTCATGATAGGCAAGGTCAGCATCGTCCCAACGCACGGCCAGGCGGTTATCGAACACATGATCGAAGGCATTCGCGGTGTTCTTGAGCCTGTGGTCGGCAAGAAAATGATCGATAAGACTTTTCCGCTGTTGATCGGTTTCTTTGCTGTGATCCTGATTAATAACTGGAGCGGTCTTCTACCTGGTGTCGGCA
The Rubellicoccus peritrichatus DNA segment above includes these coding regions:
- a CDS encoding DUF1800 domain-containing protein, producing MSMQVIPTWAETLTLWQDDGNGKNISEAHTSIYLGLQGDSVAAVVTDPTDTTHGGVHQFTMNGTNGASTEWGELGVATSPYLIKSRRVWSDRIIPGVTPYSFQGEFYIPSGTTMRGNDVVYLLVRFYSANGSFNEKISVLSAQSKVSDAGGWIQARIDGIIPDVDASGSPIAEIQPLVAISDYSFNAGTGVFAYLDNLKFSVHVRPGVTLPPHPVTLEPTQWDADGNGYPDVWEALYGAYGLIPDHDEDGDGVTNINEALAGTNPFDASSRLELKVDRNNSGGVQLVWPDIKDRPNLIETSTDLGQSDPWVTLDIDSAMIGEDHHAMIDDTSTRRFYRARPTEPDTDLDSVPDWVEGFFGFTSLAGDSDSSREPRAYDTDGDGSPDTVLSGDLASFNEIYVAQDSSRQMTEAQAARLLIQATFGPTYEDIQYLKEIGLQTWFNEQVSLPKSYTSTYISAIKTDYANDTNPNPDPELAGYAASDGNSKFVFGPAFTTAWARAVIMGEDQLRQRVAFALSQILVASRSAAGLGNATQTAAHYYDQFIDEAFGNYEALLNKVSRHPMMGHYLSSLGNQKADPSIGRYPDENYAREIMQLFTIGLWELNLDGTRKLDANYEPIPTYGNFEITELARVFTGTHYAANSFGGGWNDDGFYMTTPMRVFPDQHDFGSKTLVTGHVIPARDPTEANAVQDIEDSVYHLVRHPNTAPFICRQLIQFLVTSNPTPAYVARVAAVFQDNGSGVVGDMEAVVKAILFDSEARNPMNHLGTSYFGHLREPTIRTMHLARVMNLGRFPNLMWWDWGSYRGDSLQDPMGAPTVFNYFRPDFRMRGQLASSSLDSPAFQITDSYAAIAFPNRLWTIASNGFKANNGTTLSYDFPPDWSELVDLAGNVSDLLDRVSLLFCAGTMSADSRDIIATVLTSTNNLTERARLAAYLALISPEGACLK